The following are encoded together in the Ignavibacteriota bacterium genome:
- a CDS encoding T9SS type A sorting domain-containing protein, with amino-acid sequence MNRRYVVKTIVIAAAVSVFSAMPQKSVAQPCPYRLTAYQYTGSATGYEGAMFEVEAIDYVKICRISPSICYIGAGNVEVWYRLGPKTAVNTGWTHAGTGFLAANCPTFVALEEIPVDINLVLAPGEKATFVLFNDGRVIWTNGSSSAVPNTWQDSRLRINVVGYGVYGSTAGGVPAWNFVANWKWFGAVRYAEGCNIPANAITIDATDQAGNPLAYTNPGSTMYFKYSVQFPAGATSTTFDLKFFRIGGSTSVPEWTTSFNVNKPAGSPLDGIQPITLPSTLPEGYYRVDYQVTSLSTCNTPLTKPLPSNSLMLIAAGKTPCLVYPGDANNDGITNFGDRKSLNKYIFDANLSPTWLTGPARYRADQPTNPFTYYTWVGQPSVPWQTAMGCYMDTDGNGTVNNFDYIAMKLNWMKMHGTPKSGTFSRETFDMDQNYPNPFNPSTSIRYTAPEASLVTLTVNDMYGRTIATLVDGRVDAGVHTANFDASNLSSGNYVATIMMTGVESGLTFTKTIKMALAK; translated from the coding sequence ATGAACCGACGTTACGTTGTCAAAACAATCGTAATAGCGGCGGCAGTGTCTGTTTTTTCGGCTATGCCGCAGAAATCTGTGGCACAGCCGTGTCCATACCGGTTGACCGCGTACCAGTACACAGGCAGCGCCACCGGGTACGAGGGCGCAATGTTCGAGGTGGAGGCCATCGATTACGTAAAAATCTGCAGGATCAGCCCATCGATATGTTACATCGGTGCCGGTAATGTCGAGGTGTGGTATCGACTGGGTCCGAAAACGGCGGTGAATACAGGATGGACGCACGCAGGAACGGGTTTCCTCGCTGCCAACTGCCCCACGTTTGTTGCCTTGGAAGAAATCCCGGTTGATATCAATCTCGTGCTTGCGCCGGGAGAGAAGGCGACGTTTGTGCTGTTCAACGACGGTCGTGTGATATGGACCAACGGCAGCAGCTCCGCCGTTCCGAACACCTGGCAGGATTCGCGACTGAGGATAAACGTTGTGGGCTACGGCGTGTACGGCAGCACCGCCGGCGGTGTCCCTGCGTGGAATTTTGTCGCCAACTGGAAATGGTTCGGCGCGGTGCGGTACGCCGAGGGCTGCAACATTCCGGCGAACGCGATCACCATCGATGCGACCGACCAGGCGGGTAATCCACTGGCGTACACGAATCCCGGATCGACGATGTACTTCAAGTACTCGGTGCAGTTCCCTGCAGGAGCCACCAGCACCACGTTCGATCTGAAATTCTTCCGCATCGGCGGCTCGACCAGCGTGCCTGAATGGACGACCTCGTTCAACGTGAACAAACCCGCCGGATCGCCGCTCGACGGCATCCAACCGATCACGCTGCCGTCGACACTCCCCGAGGGCTACTACCGCGTGGACTATCAGGTGACCTCGCTGAGCACATGCAATACGCCGCTCACGAAGCCGCTCCCGTCGAATTCGCTGATGCTTATCGCGGCCGGCAAGACGCCGTGCCTTGTGTATCCGGGCGACGCGAACAATGACGGCATCACAAACTTCGGCGACCGCAAGTCGTTGAACAAGTACATCTTCGATGCAAACCTGTCCCCGACCTGGCTGACTGGTCCTGCCCGCTACCGCGCCGACCAGCCAACCAATCCGTTCACGTATTACACGTGGGTCGGCCAGCCGTCCGTGCCCTGGCAAACCGCGATGGGATGTTACATGGACACCGACGGCAACGGTACGGTGAACAACTTCGATTACATCGCGATGAAGTTGAACTGGATGAAGATGCACGGAACACCGAAGTCCGGCACGTTCTCGCGCGAGACCTTCGACATGGATCAGAACTATCCGAATCCGTTTAATCCTTCGACGTCGATCCGGTACACCGCACCGGAGGCCTCGCTGGTGACACTCACAGTGAATGACATGTACGGTCGCACAATCGCGACGCTGGTTGACGGCCGCGTTGATGCGGGCGTACACACGGCAAACTTCGATGCCTCGAATCTGTCGAGCGGCAACTATGTCGCAACGATCATGATGACGGGTGTGGAGTCCGGCCTGACCTTCACAAAGACGAT
- a CDS encoding DsrE/DsrF/DrsH-like family protein, translating to MAEPFEKVSIIVSRGSLDGVYPGLIMANGARMEGIEADLFFTFFGMDAIIDKRMDKIKVATVGNPGMHMPTMLGMLPGMSAFATGMMKKEMEKIDIPPVREFLEMIHDAGAGIYACKASVDMFHLTKQDFCPMVDDIISVGQFYERAAGGQIIFT from the coding sequence ATGGCAGAACCGTTCGAAAAAGTATCGATCATCGTGTCCCGCGGCTCGCTCGACGGCGTGTATCCGGGTCTCATCATGGCCAACGGCGCGCGCATGGAAGGCATCGAGGCCGACCTCTTTTTCACCTTCTTCGGGATGGACGCCATCATCGACAAGAGGATGGACAAGATCAAGGTCGCGACCGTCGGAAATCCCGGCATGCATATGCCCACGATGCTGGGCATGCTCCCGGGCATGTCGGCCTTCGCCACGGGTATGATGAAAAAGGAAATGGAGAAAATCGACATTCCACCCGTGCGTGAATTCCTCGAGATGATTCATGACGCGGGCGCGGGCATCTACGCATGCAAGGCCTCGGTCGACATGTTCCATCTCACAAAGCAAGACTTCTGTCCCATGGTCGACGACATCATCTCGGTAGGCCAGTTCTACGAACGAGCGGCGGGCGGACAGATCATTTTTACGTGA